The proteins below are encoded in one region of bacterium:
- a CDS encoding tetratricopeptide repeat protein, translating to MIDSQSAKWLLTVAKMGAIFVQKGKFAAARREFEAILNRFPDYPPAISNIGTAYFLAGDATRAEAFLLRAVQLAPNHASYRAAL from the coding sequence ATGATCGACTCACAATCGGCCAAATGGCTTCTCACTGTTGCCAAGATGGGCGCCATCTTCGTTCAAAAGGGGAAGTTCGCTGCGGCGAGGCGGGAGTTCGAGGCAATCCTCAATCGCTTCCCCGACTACCCGCCGGCGATCTCGAACATTGGCACAGCCTACTTTCTCGCTGGCGACGCCACCCGCGCTGAGGCCTTTTTATTGCGCGCGGTCCAGCTTGCGCCAAACCATGCCTCGTATCGCGCAGCGTTG